A region of Photobacterium sanguinicancri DNA encodes the following proteins:
- a CDS encoding DUF494 family protein — MMDILMYLFETYIHSDAELLVDQEELSDELLRAGFHQEDIYKALSWLEKLAALQETEQNPYMNTSAVTSIRIYTPQEMTRLDVECRGFLIYLEQIHVLSADTREMVIDRVMELETNEFILDDLQWIILMVLFNAPGNESAYSQMEELLYGMEDGYIH; from the coding sequence ATGATGGATATCTTAATGTACCTGTTTGAAACCTATATACACAGCGATGCAGAGCTGTTGGTTGATCAGGAAGAACTATCCGATGAGCTACTTCGAGCGGGCTTTCATCAAGAAGACATATACAAAGCACTATCTTGGTTAGAAAAGCTGGCTGCGCTACAAGAAACTGAACAGAACCCGTACATGAATACCAGTGCGGTGACGTCAATTCGAATTTATACCCCACAAGAGATGACACGTCTTGATGTCGAGTGTCGTGGCTTTCTAATTTACCTAGAGCAGATTCATGTTCTGAGTGCTGATACTCGTGAGATGGTGATTGACCGAGTAATGGAGCTTGAAACGAATGAATTTATTCTGGATGACCTTCAATGGATTATCTTAATGGTGCTTTTCAATGCGCCAGGTAACGAAAGTGCTTACAGCCAAATGGAAGAGCTGTTGTATGGCATGGAAGATGGCTACATTCACTAA
- a CDS encoding LysM peptidoglycan-binding domain-containing protein, with product MKPLSFLFSCVLTAVVCIQPGWASNTSNNIVLNENIPDVYTVKKGDTLWDISNHFLATPWLWPKLWQANPEIENPHLIYPGDKLYLVWVDGQPRLQRKPSKIVKVSPEIKVIRSPITTLQSSLVLPYLEEHRLLSDAALADAPRVLGSDDQRKQLSAGDIVWADTVLPLGEEWWVYRPVETYTRKGSKPVTVLKEVAKMKVNAQQAETSTLELQSYRQEINLNDVLLPAPALGASSELFFVPATPPVGVKAQVMGAIGGQSYIATSEVVVLDKGHLDSLQAGHVLQLHHPVTEIEGKKGSYDYKRSSYTGKQFQLAPRGIGEVMVIRAYEAFSLAIVLRSSEPFSSGVSALSPQSTP from the coding sequence ATGAAGCCCCTCTCTTTTCTTTTTTCGTGCGTGCTAACTGCCGTGGTGTGTATTCAACCTGGCTGGGCGAGCAACACGAGTAATAATATTGTTTTGAATGAAAATATCCCAGACGTGTACACCGTAAAGAAAGGTGACACCTTGTGGGATATTTCTAATCATTTTCTCGCGACACCTTGGCTATGGCCAAAACTGTGGCAAGCTAACCCTGAAATTGAAAATCCCCACCTAATTTATCCTGGCGATAAATTGTATTTAGTGTGGGTTGATGGTCAGCCGCGCTTACAACGTAAACCATCAAAAATAGTCAAAGTATCGCCCGAGATTAAAGTGATCCGTTCCCCGATTACGACATTACAATCATCACTGGTACTGCCTTATTTAGAAGAACACCGCTTGTTGTCAGATGCCGCGTTAGCGGATGCGCCGCGTGTTTTAGGGAGTGATGATCAACGTAAACAGCTGTCTGCGGGTGATATTGTGTGGGCAGATACAGTGTTACCGCTTGGTGAGGAATGGTGGGTTTATCGTCCCGTCGAAACGTATACACGTAAAGGCAGTAAGCCAGTCACAGTGCTAAAAGAAGTGGCAAAGATGAAGGTGAATGCGCAGCAAGCCGAAACCAGCACCCTTGAATTGCAGTCGTATCGTCAAGAGATCAATTTGAATGACGTGTTATTACCCGCGCCAGCCTTAGGTGCTAGCTCGGAGTTATTTTTTGTACCTGCTACGCCACCCGTCGGTGTTAAAGCGCAAGTGATGGGGGCGATCGGTGGCCAATCGTACATTGCGACGTCTGAAGTTGTGGTATTAGATAAAGGCCATTTAGATTCGCTTCAGGCGGGCCACGTGTTGCAATTACATCACCCTGTGACAGAGATTGAAGGTAAAAAAGGGAGTTATGACTATAAACGCTCCTCTTATACTGGAAAGCAGTTTCAACTTGCCCCTCGAGGTATTGGCGAGGTGATGGTTATTCGTGCCTATGAAGCTTTTAGTTTGGCGATTGTCTTGCGCAGTTCTGAGCCATTTAGTTCTGGCGTTTCGGCGCTATCACCTCAATCTACACCATGA
- the fmt gene encoding methionyl-tRNA formyltransferase, translating to MSKPLKIVFAGTPDFAARHLAALLSSQHEVIAVYTQPDRPAGRGKKLTASPVKALALEHDIPVYQPENFKSDEAKQALTDLNADLMVVVAYGLLLPQAVLDTPKLGCINVHGSILPRWRGAAPIQRSIWAGDAETGVTIMQMDIGLDTGDMLSIATLPIEATDTSASMYNKLAELGPDALIDCLGDIAEGKAVPVKQNDELANYAKKLSKEEAKIDWTMDAEAIERCVRAFNPWPMSYFTVAEQNVKVWRTAVEADNQGKPAGTVLSADKHGIVVATGKGALRLIELQPPGKKAMQSQDLLNSRREWFEPGTVL from the coding sequence TTGAGCAAACCTTTGAAAATCGTTTTTGCTGGTACGCCAGACTTCGCCGCCCGTCATCTGGCGGCGTTGTTGTCTTCACAGCATGAAGTTATTGCCGTTTATACTCAACCTGACCGCCCTGCGGGTCGTGGTAAAAAGCTAACGGCGAGCCCAGTAAAAGCACTAGCGCTTGAACATGACATTCCCGTATACCAACCAGAAAACTTCAAATCAGATGAAGCCAAGCAAGCGCTGACCGATTTGAATGCAGACTTAATGGTTGTGGTTGCGTACGGTTTGCTATTACCGCAAGCCGTATTGGATACCCCAAAACTGGGTTGTATCAATGTTCATGGCTCAATTTTACCGCGCTGGCGTGGTGCGGCACCAATCCAACGTTCGATCTGGGCGGGAGATGCCGAAACAGGCGTTACCATCATGCAGATGGATATTGGCCTAGATACTGGCGATATGCTAAGCATTGCAACCCTACCAATTGAAGCAACAGACACCAGCGCAAGCATGTACAACAAGCTTGCTGAACTGGGTCCTGATGCATTAATTGACTGCCTTGGTGATATTGCAGAAGGCAAAGCAGTACCAGTGAAACAAAATGATGAACTGGCTAACTACGCGAAAAAGCTAAGCAAAGAAGAAGCAAAAATCGATTGGACCATGGATGCTGAAGCGATTGAACGTTGCGTTCGCGCTTTTAACCCTTGGCCAATGAGCTACTTCACCGTGGCAGAGCAAAACGTAAAAGTTTGGCGCACAGCTGTGGAAGCCGATAATCAAGGTAAGCCCGCTGGTACGGTTCTATCTGCAGACAAGCACGGCATTGTGGTTGCAACAGGTAAAGGCGCACTACGCCTGATAGAGCTACAACCACCCGGTAAGAAAGCGATGCAAAGCCAAGATTTGCTGAACTCTCGCCGTGAATGGTTTGAGCCCGGCACCGTTTTGTAA
- a CDS encoding 5-(carboxyamino)imidazole ribonucleotide synthase, whose protein sequence is MHVLVLGAGQLARMMSLAGAPLNIEISAFDVGSENIVHPLTQVVIGQGLEAAIARADVITAEFEHIPHHILDVCEQSGKFLPTTDAIKAGGDRRIEKALLDSAKVRNAKYYVINNRADFDAAVQHVGLPMVLKSALGGYDGKGQWRLKDPAQMDTMWDEMAQCIAATPTQAIVAEEFVPFNREVSLVGARGKDGSVSVYPLAENVHTNGVLSLSTAINEEALQAQAKHMFTAVAESLDYVGVLALEFFDLDGELLVNEIAPRVHNSGHWTQQGAETCQFENHLRAVCGLPLGSTDLIRPTAMINILGEDTLPKSVLTEAGCHVHWYGKEKRAGRKMGHINVCAPTPEALVNKLQALSQQLDSTAFPALSL, encoded by the coding sequence ATGCACGTACTGGTTTTAGGCGCAGGTCAGCTCGCTCGTATGATGTCATTAGCAGGTGCTCCACTGAATATTGAGATCTCTGCGTTTGATGTGGGCAGTGAAAATATCGTTCACCCACTAACGCAAGTGGTGATAGGCCAAGGATTAGAAGCAGCCATTGCGCGTGCCGATGTCATCACTGCTGAGTTTGAGCATATCCCGCACCATATCCTTGATGTGTGTGAGCAAAGTGGTAAGTTCCTGCCAACCACTGATGCGATTAAAGCCGGAGGCGATCGCCGAATAGAAAAAGCATTACTTGATAGTGCAAAAGTGCGCAATGCCAAATATTACGTTATCAATAACCGTGCCGATTTTGATGCTGCAGTCCAACATGTAGGCCTGCCTATGGTATTAAAAAGTGCGCTTGGTGGTTACGATGGCAAAGGACAGTGGCGTTTAAAAGATCCCGCTCAGATGGATACCATGTGGGATGAAATGGCACAGTGCATTGCCGCGACACCAACTCAAGCTATTGTCGCTGAAGAATTTGTACCCTTTAATCGCGAAGTATCACTGGTTGGTGCACGTGGCAAAGATGGATCTGTTTCCGTCTATCCACTCGCGGAAAATGTGCATACCAATGGTGTATTAAGTCTATCGACTGCAATTAACGAAGAAGCACTACAAGCACAAGCAAAGCACATGTTTACCGCTGTCGCTGAGAGCCTTGATTATGTCGGCGTATTAGCCCTTGAGTTTTTTGACCTTGATGGTGAGCTACTGGTTAATGAAATTGCCCCTCGCGTTCATAACTCAGGCCACTGGACGCAGCAAGGTGCTGAAACCTGTCAATTTGAAAACCATTTACGTGCCGTTTGTGGCTTACCCCTGGGGAGCACAGACTTGATTCGGCCAACGGCAATGATCAATATTTTAGGTGAAGATACTTTACCTAAAAGCGTGCTGACCGAAGCAGGTTGCCATGTTCACTGGTACGGCAAAGAAAAGCGAGCGGGGCGAAAAATGGGACATATCAATGTGTGTGCCCCTACACCTGAAGCGCTGGTTAATAAATTACAAGCTCTCAGCCAGCAGCTTGATAGCACGGCATTTCCAGCACTATCGCTTTAG
- the def gene encoding peptide deformylase, whose protein sequence is MSLLQVLTFPDDRLRTVAKPVEAVTPEIQKIVDDMIETMYDEEGIGLAATQVDVHQRIVVIDISEERDQPMVLINPEITEKRGEDGIEEGCLSVPGARALVSRAAEVSVNALDRDGNPFSFEADDLLAICVQHELDHLAGKLFVDYLSPLKRKRIQDKLTKIKRFNEKN, encoded by the coding sequence ATGTCTTTATTGCAAGTATTAACATTCCCAGATGATCGCCTGCGCACTGTCGCTAAGCCAGTTGAAGCCGTTACCCCTGAGATCCAAAAAATTGTCGATGACATGATTGAAACCATGTACGACGAAGAAGGTATCGGTCTAGCAGCCACGCAAGTTGATGTTCACCAACGCATCGTGGTGATTGATATCTCCGAAGAACGCGATCAACCCATGGTACTGATTAATCCTGAAATCACCGAAAAACGCGGTGAAGATGGTATCGAAGAAGGTTGTCTTTCTGTTCCGGGCGCTCGTGCTTTAGTTTCTCGTGCAGCCGAAGTATCAGTCAACGCGCTTGATCGCGATGGCAACCCGTTCTCGTTTGAAGCTGATGATCTGCTGGCAATTTGTGTTCAACATGAATTAGACCATTTAGCAGGAAAGCTGTTTGTTGATTACCTATCGCCACTGAAGCGTAAGCGTATTCAAGACAAGCTAACGAAAATCAAACGCTTTAACGAAAAGAACTAA
- a CDS encoding DNA topoisomerase family protein, protein MSGKIDQELFTTHEHALTHQACPECGNELTMRFGKRGPFLGCSQYPNCEFIQPLHQNDGHIVKHLGKPCPECNDELVLRQGRYGMFIGCLNYPTCHHIEPLEKKAEETHIACPSCHKGALTERKSRYGKMFFACDQFPTCRFAVNHKPIMGRCQLCGYGLLIEKKLASGIKLQCADRKCHAYQDAVEPEHREPAE, encoded by the coding sequence ATGTCTGGTAAAATTGACCAAGAACTTTTTACGACTCACGAGCACGCGTTAACGCACCAAGCCTGCCCTGAGTGTGGTAATGAGCTAACCATGCGCTTTGGTAAGCGAGGTCCATTTTTGGGCTGTAGCCAATACCCAAACTGTGAATTTATTCAGCCGCTTCATCAAAATGATGGTCATATTGTTAAACATTTAGGTAAGCCTTGCCCTGAATGTAATGATGAGCTTGTATTGCGACAAGGCCGTTATGGGATGTTTATTGGGTGTTTAAATTACCCTACCTGTCACCATATCGAGCCGCTTGAAAAAAAAGCGGAAGAAACGCATATTGCCTGCCCAAGTTGTCATAAGGGAGCGTTAACTGAGCGTAAGTCTCGTTATGGCAAAATGTTCTTTGCTTGCGATCAATTTCCAACGTGCCGTTTTGCGGTTAACCATAAACCCATCATGGGGCGCTGTCAGTTATGCGGCTACGGTTTGCTGATTGAGAAGAAATTAGCGAGTGGTATTAAACTGCAATGCGCTGATCGTAAATGCCATGCATACCAAGATGCTGTAGAGCCTGAGCATCGCGAGCCTGCAGAGTAA
- the dprA gene encoding DNA-processing protein DprA, translated as MNSLEDWLALTAVPGVGGVKVSRLLQHGTPTQLRAMSTEQLQTFGLSLSQISAFRTPLQAQIDRCLWWADHQDNTILTIDSPYYPALLKQIAAAPPVLFVSGQVEYLSAPQLAIVGSRSASIDGRESAYEFAGALVAANYVVTSGLALGVDGQAHHGALKHGGATIAVLGAGLSQVYPARHRDLAAKIKEQGALVSEFWPDEKPRPQNFPRRNRVISGLSVGVLVVEAAEKSGSLITARYALEQGRDVFALPGSIRNPESRGCNALIKSGAKLVETPVDIFEEVGALTECAINSQLSKTLPQGEDQQLPFPALLATVGNEATPVDVVAERSEQPVHEVMMQLLELELLGFVTSVPGGYIRTRRGKS; from the coding sequence ATGAATAGTCTGGAAGACTGGCTTGCACTCACTGCCGTTCCTGGCGTTGGTGGTGTAAAAGTCAGTCGTTTATTACAACATGGTACGCCAACGCAATTGCGTGCCATGTCGACAGAACAGTTACAGACATTCGGCTTATCCCTTTCTCAAATATCAGCCTTTCGTACTCCTCTTCAAGCGCAGATTGATCGTTGCCTTTGGTGGGCCGACCATCAAGATAATACGATCCTGACTATCGATTCCCCCTATTATCCTGCTTTACTCAAGCAAATTGCTGCCGCGCCTCCAGTCTTATTTGTGAGTGGTCAAGTGGAATACCTGAGTGCACCTCAGCTTGCTATTGTGGGGAGTCGCTCTGCCAGTATTGACGGGCGTGAATCAGCCTATGAGTTTGCTGGTGCCTTGGTTGCGGCCAATTATGTGGTAACCAGTGGCTTGGCGTTAGGGGTTGATGGTCAAGCGCATCATGGCGCATTAAAGCATGGTGGTGCGACAATTGCCGTTTTGGGAGCAGGCCTGTCACAGGTCTATCCTGCTCGTCATCGTGATTTAGCCGCTAAGATAAAAGAGCAAGGGGCGTTAGTTTCTGAGTTCTGGCCAGATGAAAAACCACGCCCGCAAAACTTTCCTCGGCGTAACCGAGTGATCAGTGGCTTGTCGGTGGGCGTATTAGTTGTAGAGGCCGCAGAAAAAAGTGGTTCTTTGATTACGGCGCGTTATGCCTTAGAGCAAGGGCGAGATGTTTTTGCTCTACCAGGTTCGATCCGTAACCCTGAAAGTAGAGGCTGTAACGCATTAATAAAATCGGGTGCTAAATTGGTAGAAACCCCGGTCGATATCTTTGAGGAGGTAGGTGCACTGACAGAGTGCGCAATAAATAGTCAATTAAGCAAAACTCTGCCACAGGGTGAAGATCAGCAATTGCCATTTCCCGCCTTGTTGGCTACCGTAGGCAATGAAGCAACACCCGTAGATGTGGTTGCTGAACGTAGTGAACAACCCGTGCATGAAGTTATGATGCAATTATTAGAGCTAGAATTGCTTGGGTTTGTTACCTCAGTACCCGGTGGCTATATCAGAACGAGGAGGGGCAAGTCATGA